A single Epinephelus fuscoguttatus linkage group LG13, E.fuscoguttatus.final_Chr_v1 DNA region contains:
- the LOC125899844 gene encoding E3 SUMO-protein ligase KIAA1586-like codes for MIYCTYLVDGKPVNRLIQIVTLDHARSQGILDAILKGLKVVGVQEEDLKLRLVGFGCDGASVMLGLNNGVAARLKHLCPSLVAIWCVAHRLELTALDCLKVLPQLRELNELLRVIHKHYTVSSKASRELEEISKAMEVSILRPGNTEGTRWLPHTSHALEALMRNYKPLLVHFENHASDPNDREASAAMKGRARLILKSLKQYRTLLFIHLMLDILQELKHLVPERRPHTPDGLGWAADNMHGFCSYAGVTAQSQSCMIYLWFLVMKLLKLFVHVQCRQTQAQG; via the exons ATGATCTACTGCACCTACCTCGTGGATGGCAAACCAGTGAACCGGCTTATCCAGATTGTGACCCTGGATCACGCCCGTAGCCAGGGCATTTTAGATGCCATTCTGAAAGGGCTGAAAGTG GTGGGGGTTCAAGAGGAGGACCTGAAGCTGCGTCTTGTGGGCTTTGGATGTGATGGCGCTTCCGTAATGCTGGGATTGAACAACGGCGTCGCAGCCAGACTAAAGCACCTGTGCCCCTCCCTAGTGGCGATATGGTGCGTCGCTCATCGGCTGGAGCTGACTGCGCTCGACTGTTTGAAAGTGCTTCCCCAGCTGAGGGAGCTGAACGAGCTGCTACGTGTCATCCACAAACATTACACAGTCTCTTCTAAGGCGTCACGGGAGCTGGAAGAGATCAGCAAGGCGATGGAGGTCTCCATTCTCAGGCCAGGGAACACTGAAG GTACCCGCTGGCTACCACACACATCGCATGCCCTGGAAGCCCTCATGAGGAACTACAAGCCTCTACTTGTACACTTTGAGAACCACGCCAGTGATCCCAATGACAGGGAAGCCAGTGCAGCCATGAAGGGGAGGGCAAGGCTTATACTGAAGTCTCTGAAACAGTACAGGACACTCCTCTTTATCCACCTCATGCTGGATATCCTTCAAGAACTGAAGCATCTTGTTCCAGAAAGACGGCCTCACACTCCAGATGGTCTCGGATGGGCTGCAGACAACATGCATGGTTTTTGTAGCTATGCAGGTGTAACAGCTCAGAGTCAGAGTTGTATGATATATTTGTGGTTTTTGGTGATGaaattattaaaactgtttgttcatgttcaatGCAGACAAACCCAGGCCCAAGGCTGA
- the gjc4b gene encoding gap junction gamma-1 protein, whose product MSWSFLTRLLDEISNHSTFVGKIWLTLLIVFRIVLTAVGGESIYYDEQSKFVCNTQQPGCENVCYDAFAPLSHIRFWVFQVIMITTPTIMYLGFAMHKIARMEDDDYRPRGRKRMPIVSRGANRDYEEAEDNGEEDPMILEEIEPEKEKEVAEKPSKKHDGRRRIKRDGLMKVYVFQLLSRAIFEASFLFGQYVLYGLEVVPSYVCTRSPCPHTVDCFVSRPTEKTIFLLIMYAVSSLCLLFTVLEILHLGISGIRDCFCAPRPRPPTPRHPALSSQRSSICRQPSAPPGYHTALKKDPTGKLGFRDNLGDSGRESFGDEASSRELERLRRHLKLAQQHLDMAYQNEESSPSRSSSPESNGTAAEQNRLNFAQEKQSSTCEKGLRA is encoded by the exons ATGAGCTGGAGCTTCCTTACGCGCCTGTTGGACGAGATTTCCAACCACTCCACCTTTGTGGGCAAAATCTGGCTCACCCTACTTATTGTCTTTCGCATTGTGCTCACGGCTGTTGGGGGCGAGTCAATCTACTATGATGAACAGAGTAAATTTGTGTGTAACACGCAGCAACCTGGTTGTGAGAACGTGTGCTACGACGCGTTCGCACCGCTGTCACACATTCGCTTCTGGGTGTTTCAGGTGATCATGATCACCACGCCCACCATCATGTACCTTGGCTTTGCCATGCATAAGATTGCCCGCATGGAGGATGATGACTACCGGCCCCGGGGCAGAAAGAGGATGCCGATAGTGAGCCGTGGTGCCAACCGAGACTACGAGGAAGCGGAGGATAATGGGGAGGAGGACCCCATGATCCTGGAGGAGATCgagccagaaaaagaaaaggaggtgGCAGAGAAGCCCAGCAAAAAGCACGATGGGCGCCGTCGCATCAAGCGCGATGGCCTGATGAAAGTCTACGTGTTTCAGCTGCTGTCACGTGCTATCTTTGAGGCCTCGTTCCTGTTTGGACAGTACGTCCTTTATGGGCTGGAGGTGGTACCATCGTATGTATGCACGCGCTCTCCTTGCCCCCATACAGTGGATTGCTTCGTCTCACGCCCCACAGAGAAAACTATCTTCCTGCTCATTATGTATGCTGTCAGCTCCTTGTGTCTCCTCTTTACCGTGCTTGAGATCCTTCACCTCGGCATCAGCGGTATTCGGGACTGCTTTTGTGCACCACGGCCTCGACCTCCCACTCCCCGCCACCCAGCTCTGTCCAGCCAGAGGTCCTCCATCTGCCGCCAGCCATCAGCACCACCAGGCTACCACACAGCTCTGAAGAAGGACCCAACAGGAAAGTTGGGCTTCAGGGATAACCTGGGAGATTCAGGTCGCGAGTCGTTCGGGGACGAGGCTTCATCGCGGGAGCTGGAGAGGCTGCGGAGACATCTAAAACTGGCTCAGCAGCATCTAGACATGGCTTACCAAAATGAAGAAAGCAGTCCGTCACGCAGCAGTAGCCCAGAGTCCAACGGCACTGCAGCTGAGCAGAACAGACTAAACTTTGCCCAGGAAAAGCAGAGCAGTACATGCGAGAAAG GTCTCCGTGCATAG